In the genome of Caulobacter flavus, the window CTGGGCCCCTACATGGTGATGGGCGACAGCGTCTACCGCGGCCTGGACGGCGTGCCCCAGCGCGACATGCGCGCCTTCGAGGATCCCGTCGTCTGGTACAGCGGCGGCTGGCACCACATCGTCGTCAACCAGTGGCGCGAGCGCCGCGCCTATCACCTGATCTCGCGCGACGGGATCACGGGATGGCGCGTCCAGGGCCTGGCCTACGAACCCGGCGCCGACTTCATCCGCTACGCCAGCGGGACGAAGAACCACTGGAACAAGCTCGAACGCCCCGGCGTGGTGATGGAGAACGGCCACGTGGTCGCCATGACCTTCGCCGTCGTCGACACCCCCAAGGACGACCAGACCGGAAACAACCGCCACGGCAGCAAGATCATCGTCGTGCCCTTCGACGGCGCGGCGATGGACCGGGATCTGGCGGGGCTTCCCTAGATCCCGTTGCGCGCCGTCGGGCCGATCTCGGCGCTGATGGCGGCGGCGTGGCGCTGCAGGTTGGCGATGGTGTCGGGCATCGAGATCGCGCTGGGCGTATCGACATAGGGGCAGGTCAGGGCCGCCACCACGCCGTCGGCGCCGTGCACCGGCACCGACAGGTCGATCACCGCCGAGGTCACGTAGCTGGCGGCCTGCACGTGGCCGTCCTTGCGGGCCTGGGCGGCGGCGGCCAGGAAGGTCTCCCAGCTCGTCTTGCCGGCGCCGTCGCGCAGTTGCGCGCCCCAGCGCTCTCGAACCCGCTCGGGCTGGAAGGCGAACAGCACCAGGCCCGAGGTCGCCTCGACGATCTTGCGGCGATAGCCCACGCGCACGGAATAGCCCTGGTCGCCCGGGGCCTCGATGCGCGCCACCACCACCATCTGGTCGCCGCTGGCCACGGCCAGGTGGCACGACTGGCCGGTGACCTGGCACGAGGCCCGCATCTCCGGCAGGGCCGCTTCCAGCAGATCCTTGGCCGGCGCCCGGGTCATGCCCAGGGCGAAGAGCTTGTTGGTCAGGACCAGGCCGTCCTCGTCGGCGGCGCGCCCCACATAGCCCCGCGCCTCCAGCACCTGGACCATGCGGAACAGCTCGCTGGACGAGCGGTCGAGCGCCGCCGAAATTTGCGCCAGGGTCAGGCCGCCCCGGTGCGCGGCCAGCAGCTCCAGCACGTCTAGGCCCTTCTCCAGGGCAGGTGCGCGATATTCTCGCTTCTTGGCGGGCGCGTCGGACATGCCTTCTATAAGCGATAGAATCGTCGCGCCGTCTCGCCAAATAGCGCCGCTCGCCCAGCCGGCGCGGCCCAGGCCTCGCACATCTCGCGCCAGGCCGCGTAGTCGCCGGCGAGGTTCAGCACCGGCCAGTCGCTGCCCCACATCAGCCGCTCGGGGCCGAAGACCTCCAGCAGCCAGGCGGCATAGGGCGCCACGGCGTCGGCGGTCGGCGCCTGGCCGGCTTCGGTCAGCAGGCCCGACAGCTTGCAGTGCACGCCGGGCTCGGCGGCCAGGGCGGCGATGTCGGCCCTCCAGGGATCGAGCGCCCCCTCCCCGATCGCCGGCTTGCCGCCGTGGTCGACGACCACCCGCAGAGCCGGCCAACGACGCACGAAGGCCAGCAGCGCGCGCAGGTGCCGGGGCCGCACCAGGGCGTCAAAGGCCAGCTCCGCCTCTACCATCGCCGTGATCGCCGGCTCGAGCCCGGGGTCGAGGATCCAGTCCGACGCCAGGTCCTGCAGCATGGGCCGCAGGCCCTTGAGCTTGGGGTTCGCGGCCAGGGCGGCGATCCGCGCCGGCGCGTCGGGCGCGGTCAGGTCGGCCCAGCCGACCACGCCCAGCGCCAGCGGATCGGCCTGCGCCAGGTCCAGCAGCCAGGCGGTGTCGCGCTCGCTGGGCTGGGACTGCACCAGCACCACGCCGTCGGGGCCGCCCGCCGCGCGCAGGTCGTCCAGGCTGAAATCCCGATGGATCGCCGGCTCTTCCGGCGTCGGCCATTCGTGGTCGTTCCGGCCGATCCGCCAGACGTGGCAGTGGGCGTCGATCAGCACGCGACGATGGCCTTGATCACCCCCGCCGATGGCTCCATCCAGCCCGGCAGCGCCTGCGGCAGATCCCGCAGGTCGGCCTTGTGGCTGTTCAGCGCCGCCGTCGGCACCAGGCCCGCCCGGATCGTCGCCAGCACGTGCTCGAAGTCCTCGATCGTGGCGTTGCGGCTGCCCAGCAGCGACATCTCGCGCTTGTGGAACTCCGGATCGGAGAACGTGATGTCGGCCGCCACCACCGAGATCAGCACATAGGTCCCGCCGTGGCCGACATAGGCGAAGCCCTGCTGCATGGCGCCCGGATTGCCGGTGGCGTCGAACACCACATCGAAAAATGCGCCGTCGGTCAGATCCGACAGGGTCCGCGCCGTCCCGTCGCCGAGGCTCACCACCTGTTCGGCGCCCAGGTGCTCGGCGCAGAACGCCAGGCGGTCCTCGCGACCGTCCAGCACAGTCACCCGCGCCCCGGCCAGCCTGGCGAACAGCGCCGCGGCGATGCCGATCGGCCCGGCCCCGACCACCAGGGCCGCCTGCCCCGGCTCGATCCGCGCCCGGCGCACGGCATGGGCGCCGATCGCCAGGAACTCGACCATGGCCGCCTCGTCCAGCCCCACGCCCTCGACCTTGCGCACGAAACCCTCGGGCACGGCCAGGTACTCGGCCAGGGCCCCGTCCACATGCACGCCCAGCACCCGGATGTTCATGCAGCAGTTGGTCTTGCCCTTGGCGCAGGCCGGGCAGGTCCCGCACGACAGATAAGGCATGACATAGGCATGGTCGCCGGGCTCGAGATCGCTGCCCGCCGGCGCGCTGACCACTTCGCCCGACAGCTCGTGCCCCATCACCCGGGGATAGGACAGGTAGGGCTGGGTGCCGCGATAGATGTGCATGTCGGTGCCGCAGACGCCCACCCGGCGCACCCGCAGCAGCACCTCGCCGGCCGCCGGCCTCGGCGTCGGCCGCTGCTCCAGCACCAGCTCGCCCGGCGCGGCGCAGACCAGCACGTCCATCACATCAGGCGTCATCAGTGGCCTCCGGCCAGCACGGCGTCGTGGGCGGTCACCTCGCGCCGGCGGGCGGTGATCGCGAACAGCCCGACCGCGGCGAAGCAGGCGCAGGGCACGAGGATCGCCGTGCGGATCGAGCTGGCGTCCGACATCGCGCCCATCACCGCCGGCAGCACCGCTCCGCCGATGATGCTCATCACCAGCAGCGACGAACCGGTCTTGGTCAGCGCCCCCAGCCCCTTCAGCGAACTGGCGAAGATGGTCGGGAACATGATCGACATGAAGAAGCTGGTCGCCGCCAGGGCCAGCAGGCCCGCATGACCGCCCACGGCCACGGCGACCAGGGTCAGGGCCACATTGGCGACGGCGAACAGCGCCATCAGCCGCGAGGGATCGACCCGGCTCATCAGCGCCGTGCCCGCGAAGCGGCCGGCCATGAACCCGACCAGCGACCACGACAGATAGGCCGCCGCCGTCTTCTCGCCCATGCCCGCGACCTGGTCCTGGCCGTAGCGGATCATGTAGCTCCAGACGCCCACCTGGGCGCCGACATAGAAGAACTGCGCGACCACCCCGAACAGGAAGCGCGGGCGGGAAAAGAGGCCCAGGATCGGCTTGTCGACCTTGTGCTCGGCCGCTTCCGGATCGGGCCGGCTGGCCTGGACCGGAAAGCGCGTGAAGGCCACCAGCAGCGTCCAGGTCAGAACCACGGCGGCGATGATCAGGTAGGGAATCTGGGTCGACTGGGCCTCGGCCGCCTGGAAGGCCGACAGCTGGTCCGGCGTCATGGCCGCGAACTCGGCCTTGGTCGGCTCGACGCCCGACAGGATGAACTGGCGGCCGACCACGACGGCGGTGATCGCGCCCAGCGGGTTGAAGGCCTGGGCCAGGTTCAGGCGCTGCTCGGCCTTGGCCGGGTCGCCCAGCACGGTGATCAGCGGATTGGCCGAGGTCTCCAGGAACGCCAGGCCCGAAGCGATCACGAACAGGGCCGACAGGAAGAGCTCGTAGCGGCGCAGCTCGGCCGCCGGCCAGAACAGCAGCGCCCCTGCTCCGAAAAGGACCAGGCCGACGATCACCGCGGCCTTGTAGCCGTAGCGGCGCATCAAGAGGCCGGCCGGCAGGGCCAGGAAGAAGTAGCCGAGATAGAAGGCCGATTGCACCAGGCCCGACTGCAGGTCGCTGAGGAAGAAGGCCTTCTTCAGGTGCGGGATCAGCACGTCGTTGAGGTTGTTGGCCACGCCCCACAGGAAGAACAGCGCGACGATCAGCACCAGGGGCGCAAGGCCCGCGCGCGCTCCGGCATCTTTGGTCATCAGGCGTCTCCTCCCGGCCGCGCCCTCTGACGGAGCGCCTGCCGACAAGGCATCATATATGAACTTGGTCGTCAAATATGAAATACGCGGGGACACGCCGTAGCCCCGCGCGCAGGGCCGAAACGACGAAAGCCCCCAGCGGGGTGCTGGGGGCTTTACGTAGAAGATTTGGGTGCGGGGACAGGATTTGAACCTGTGACCTTCAGGTTATGAGCCTGACGAGCTACCGGGCTGCTCCACCCCGCGGCAGGGGTATGTATCGTGGGTAGGGTTTTGGACTTTTTGCTTTCAACGTTTCCGGGCGGCGAACCGCAAGGCACTTCGCCTGAAACGTTGATCTTTGCGTGATGCATCCTTTTAGCGGACCTGGCGGCGACCTACTCTCCCGCGCCTTGAGACGAAGTACCATTGGCCCAGGGGGACTTAACGACCGAGTTCGGAATGGGATCGGGTGGGGAACCCCCGGCAAAGCCACCAGGTCAGCGAAAAGGATGCTGTTTGCGCTCTCTTTGGGGGAGAGTGCAAGGCAAAGAAGAAGACATCAGTGTCTGAAGTTCGTGTAGAGCTTCATGGGTTTGACTGAAGAACGATCAAGCCTATCGAGCTATTAGTACCGGTAAGCTCCATGCGTCGCCGCACTTCCACACCCGGCCTATCAACGTGGTGGTCTTCCACGGCTCTCAGCGAGACCTTGTTTTGAGGTTAGTTTCCCGCTTAGATGCTTTCAGCGGTTATCTATTCCACACTTAGCTACCCTGCTGCACAGCTGGCGCCATGACAGGTCCACCAGAGGTGTGTCCATCCCGGTCCTCTCGTACTAGGGACAGATCCTCTCAAGTCTCGTACACCCACGGCAGATAGGGACCAAACTGTCTCACGACGTTCTGAACCCAGCTCACGTACCACTTTAATCGGCGAACAGCCGAACCCTTGGGACCTGCTCCAGCCCCAGGATGTGATGAGCCGACATCGAGGTGCCAAACTTTGCCGTCGATATGGACTCTTGGGCAAAATCAGCCTGTTATCCCTAGAGTACCTTTTATTCGTTGAGCGATGGCCCTTCCACGCAGGACCACCGGATCACTATGGCCGACTTTCGTCTCTGCTCGACTTGTCAGTCTCGCAGTCAGGCGGGCTTATGCCATTGCACTCGACGACCGATTTCCGACCGGTCTGAGCCCACCATCGCGCGCCTCCGTTACACTTTGGGAGGCGACCGCCCCAGTCAAACTGCCCGCCACGCCATGTCCCGGACCCGGATAACGGGCCGCGGTTAGACGTCAGCAACAATAAGGGTGGTATTTCAAGGATGGCTCCGCCGGAACTGGCGCCCCGGTTTCATAGCCTCCCACCTATCCTACACATGTTGCTGCTAACGCCAAGGCGAAGCTGCAGTAAAGGTTCATAGGGTCTTTCCGTCTGACCGCGGGAACCCCGCATCTTCACGGGGAATTCAATTTCGCTGAGCCTGTGCTGGAGACAGTGGGGAAGTCGTTACGCCATTCGTGCAGGTCGGAACTTACCCGACAAGGAATTTCGCTACCTTAGGACCGTTATAGTTACGGCCGCCGTTTACCTGGGCTTCAATTCGGAGCTTGCACCCCTCCTTTTAACCTTCAGGCACCGGGCAGGCGTCAGACCCTATACGTCGCCTTGCGGCTTCGCAGAGCCCTGTGTTTTTGATAAACAGTCGCTACCCCCTGGCTTGTG includes:
- a CDS encoding IclR family transcriptional regulator, whose product is MSDAPAKKREYRAPALEKGLDVLELLAAHRGGLTLAQISAALDRSSSELFRMVQVLEARGYVGRAADEDGLVLTNKLFALGMTRAPAKDLLEAALPEMRASCQVTGQSCHLAVASGDQMVVVARIEAPGDQGYSVRVGYRRKIVEATSGLVLFAFQPERVRERWGAQLRDGAGKTSWETFLAAAAQARKDGHVQAASYVTSAVIDLSVPVHGADGVVAALTCPYVDTPSAISMPDTIANLQRHAAAISAEIGPTARNGI
- a CDS encoding amidohydrolase family protein: MLIDAHCHVWRIGRNDHEWPTPEEPAIHRDFSLDDLRAAGGPDGVVLVQSQPSERDTAWLLDLAQADPLALGVVGWADLTAPDAPARIAALAANPKLKGLRPMLQDLASDWILDPGLEPAITAMVEAELAFDALVRPRHLRALLAFVRRWPALRVVVDHGGKPAIGEGALDPWRADIAALAAEPGVHCKLSGLLTEAGQAPTADAVAPYAAWLLEVFGPERLMWGSDWPVLNLAGDYAAWREMCEAWAAPAGRAALFGETARRFYRL
- a CDS encoding zinc-binding alcohol dehydrogenase family protein, with the translated sequence MTPDVMDVLVCAAPGELVLEQRPTPRPAAGEVLLRVRRVGVCGTDMHIYRGTQPYLSYPRVMGHELSGEVVSAPAGSDLEPGDHAYVMPYLSCGTCPACAKGKTNCCMNIRVLGVHVDGALAEYLAVPEGFVRKVEGVGLDEAAMVEFLAIGAHAVRRARIEPGQAALVVGAGPIGIAAALFARLAGARVTVLDGREDRLAFCAEHLGAEQVVSLGDGTARTLSDLTDGAFFDVVFDATGNPGAMQQGFAYVGHGGTYVLISVVAADITFSDPEFHKREMSLLGSRNATIEDFEHVLATIRAGLVPTAALNSHKADLRDLPQALPGWMEPSAGVIKAIVAC
- the fucP gene encoding L-fucose:H+ symporter permease; the protein is MTKDAGARAGLAPLVLIVALFFLWGVANNLNDVLIPHLKKAFFLSDLQSGLVQSAFYLGYFFLALPAGLLMRRYGYKAAVIVGLVLFGAGALLFWPAAELRRYELFLSALFVIASGLAFLETSANPLITVLGDPAKAEQRLNLAQAFNPLGAITAVVVGRQFILSGVEPTKAEFAAMTPDQLSAFQAAEAQSTQIPYLIIAAVVLTWTLLVAFTRFPVQASRPDPEAAEHKVDKPILGLFSRPRFLFGVVAQFFYVGAQVGVWSYMIRYGQDQVAGMGEKTAAAYLSWSLVGFMAGRFAGTALMSRVDPSRLMALFAVANVALTLVAVAVGGHAGLLALAATSFFMSIMFPTIFASSLKGLGALTKTGSSLLVMSIIGGAVLPAVMGAMSDASSIRTAILVPCACFAAVGLFAITARRREVTAHDAVLAGGH